The Couchioplanes caeruleus nucleotide sequence TCGGCCGCAACTACGCCGACCACGCCGCCGAGCTGGGCAACGAGGTGCCCAAGGAGCCGCTGATCTTCATCAAGCCGTCCACCTCGGTGATCGGCCCGAACGACGCGATCCGGATCCCGCCGGTCACCCAGCAGGTGGAGCACGAGGCCGAGCTGGCCGTCGTGATCGGGGCGTCCGGCGCCCGCCGCGTGGACCGGGCCGGCGCGCAGAAGGCCATCTTCGGCTACACCGTCGGCAACGACGTGACGGCCCGCGACCTGCAGCGCAGCGACCCGCAGTGGACCCGGGCGAAGGGCTTCGACTCGTTCTGCCCGCTCGGCCCGTGGATCGAGACCGAGCTCGACGTGACCGACCTCGAGGTCCGCTGCGAGGTGGGCCGCAACCCCGAGGAGATGGAGGTACGCCAGCTCGGCCGCACCAAGGACATGGTCTTCGACGTGCCGACGCTGGTCTCGTACGTGTCCCACGTGATGACGCTGCTGCCCGGCGACGTGATCCTCACCGGCACACCAGCGGGGGTCAGCCCGATCGTGGCCGGCGAGACGGTCTCGGTCAGCGTCCAGGGCATCGGGGAGCTGCGCAACCCGGTCGTGACCCTCGACTAGCTCCCGGCCTCCCTCGCGATGCCGTCGAGGAGGAGGCGCAGGCCGTAGGTGAACGCCGCCGCGGCCTGCGCCTCCGTACCTCCGCCGAACCCGTCGGCGTGCCACACCCGGGTCATCGTCGGGTGCTGGTCCTCGTCGAACCAGCTCTCCCAGAAGCCGCTGCGCTCGGCCCACCACGAGTCGTTCGACTGCCCGCTCGCCCGGCGCAGCAGCACGTTCTCGCCCTCCTGCCGTGCCGCCGAGGTCACGAGCATGGTGACGGCGAGCGCGGCCTCGTTGACCCGGCCGATCGGCAGGCCCGTCCCGGCCACCGCGGACAGCACGAACTCGCGTTCCCGGAACGTGCCCGGGCCGAGCGGCGGCCGTACGGTCGAGATGCGGCTCAGCCACGGATGCGCCCGGTACATGTCCAGCGTGCGCTGCGCGTACAGGTGAATCCGGTCCTGCCAGTCCGCGGGCCCGGCATCCCCGGGGCCGGGGAGGTCGCGGCTGACCAGCACGTGATCGACCATGAGCTCGAGCAGTTCGGTGCGCGACGGCACGTACGTGTAGAGCGTCATCGTCCCCACGCCGAGCCGGGCGGCGACCTTCGCCATGGAGGCTGCCTCGAGGCCCTCGGTGTCCGCGATCGAGACGCCGGCCGCCACCACCTCGTCGACGCTGAGGCGCGGTCGCCGGCCGGTGCGTGCGCCCGGTGGGGGGTTGCGGTGCCGCCACAGCAGCGCCAGCACCCGGTCCGGATCGTTCTCCGTCATCGCGCCCCCGTCCGTTCTCGTATAGCCTACGAGAACAGTTTCCGTAGGGCATACGAGAATGGGGTGCGCGATGAGGATCCTGGTCACCGGGGCGACCGGCAACGTCGGCCGGCTCGTCGTGGACGAACTCCTGGCGCTGGGCGCGACCGGCGTCCGCGCCCTGACGGTGAACCCCGGGAAGGCGGCCCTGCCCAGCGGCGTGGAGGTGGCCCGGGGCTTCGTCGGCCGGCCCTCGACGCTCGCGCCCGCTCTCGAAGGCGTCGACCGGATGTACCTCGCGCCGGTGATCGAGACGAACGCCGAGGTGTGCCGGATGGCGGCTGCCGCGGGCGTGCGGCGCATCGTCGACCTGGCCGGCGCCAAGGGCGACCACTGGCAGGCGATCGAGGACGGCGTGGAGGCCTGCGGGGTGCCGTACGTCCACCTCGAGCCGGGTGAGTTCATGCCGAACGCGGGGCTGTGGGCGCCCCAGATCCGCGCCGGCGACGTGGTGCGCGACGGCTACGGGTCGGCCGTGAACGCGCCCATCGCCCTCGAGGACATCGCCGCGGTGGCGGCCCGGTGCCTGCTCGAGGACGGGCACGAGGGGCGCTCGTACGAGCTGACCGGCCCCGAGCCGCTGACGAGGCGCCGGCGGGTCGAGCTGATCGGGGAGGCGCTCGGCCGGCAGCTCACGTACGTCGATCTGCCCCACGACGAGTTCGTGCGGCAGCTCGAGCAGCCGATGGGCGAGTACGCGGCCTGGTACGCCGACGGCATGCGGCAGTTGGCGGCGAACCCCCAGCGCGCCGTCCCGACGGTGGCGGAGCTCACCGGGCGCCGGGCGACGACGTTCGCCCAATGGGCCCGTGACCACCGGAAACTCTTCGTCCCGTAGGCGGCTTCTCTGCGTAACCGCGGGATCACGGAAACGCAGGGTGCGGACCCGATTTGGAGGGCACCATGGGCTCGGGTAGAGTTTCCACTCGGTACGGCAAGCCGTACCAATGGGGTATGGGGTAATTGGCAGCCCGACTGATTCTGGTTCAGTTAGTCTAGGTTCGAGTCCTGGTACCCCAGCGCTACGGTCTCCCCGCGAGATCGGCGGCGCTGGACATCTGATAGTGTTCAGCACCGTTGCTGGAGCGGGAAAGCCCGGGCAAGAGCAACAAAGGCAAGGCCTGGTCCCGTCGTCTAGCGGCCTAGGACGCCGCCCTCTCAAGGCGGTAGCGAGGGTTCGAATCCCTTCGGGACTACCAGCATCAATCGGCTCGTGTCAGTGGACACGGGCCGATTCGCTTTTCCGCCCCTGACGCCTCTGCGCTGGGCGTAACCGCTCAGCCTGCCGGGCGGCAACACTGTTCAGTGTGAGCGATCCCACCGTGCGCCGCGTCGACTTCGGCTATTTCGTCCGCCCGGCCACCGAGACCGGCACCGGATCGCCGCGCGTCGAGCCCTGCCTCGGCTATCTGGTGGAGCACCCCGACGGCATGCTGCTCGTCGACACCGGCATGGGCTCGCATCCCGGCGTTGACGCCCACTACCGGCCGCGCCGGGTGGCCCTGGCGAAGGCGCTGCGGGCCGTCGGCGTCGGGCTCATCGACATCCGGTACGTGGTCAACTGCCACCTGCACTTCGACCACAGCGGCGGCAACCCGGATCTCGCCGGTCGCCCCGTCTTCACCCAGCGGGCGGAACTGGAGGCCGCGCGGACCGTCGAGGACTACACGCTGCCATGGCTGGTCGACGCGCCGGGTGTCCGCTACGTCGAACTGGACGGCGAAGCCGAGGTGCTGCCCGGCGTCGTGATCGTGCCCACGCCCGGCCACACCGCGGGCCACCAGTCGGTCGTCGTACGCCGGGGCGACGGCACCGTGATCGTCGCCGGGCAGAGCCACGACCACGCGACCGCTTTCACCGGCGACGTCCTGGCATGGCGGGCCGGGAGGGACGCCGTGGAGGATCCGCTGCCGGTTGCCCCGGCCTGGATGGACCGGCTGCTCGAGTTCGACCCGGCCCGCGTCGTCTTCGCCCACGACAACGCCGTCTGGGAGCCGTAGACGGCAAGCGAGCGGGGGGTGGTCCCTACAGGCCGCTCAACCGCTGGCCGGCCCGGACCACGGCCATGGCGTGCCGCTCACCGGGACGCCGGCCCAGCCGCTCGATCGGGCCGCTTATCGAGATGGCGGCGATGACCCGGCCGGTCCGGTCGCGGATCGGGGCCGAGACGCTCGCCACGCCCGGCTCGCGTTCGGCGACGCTCTGGGCCCATCCGCGGCGGCGGACCTCCGCCAGGGTGCGGCCGGTGAACTTGCAGCGCGGCAGCAGCGGCATGACCGCTTCCGGCGGCTCCCAGGCGAGCAGGATCTGAGCCGCGGAGCCGGCCACCATCGGCAGGACCGAGCCCACCGGGACGGTGTCGCGCAGGCCGCTGGCGCGTTCCGCGGCGGCCACGCAGATGCGTTCGTCCGCGCGGCGCAGGTAGAGCTGGGCGCTCTCGCCGGTGGCGTCCCGCAGCGCCGACAGCAGCGGTTCCGCCGCGGTCAGCAGCACGTCGGGCGCCGCGTTGGCGAGCTCGCCGAGCCGGGGGCCGGGGCGCCAGCGGCCCTGGGTGTCCCGGACCAGCATCCGGTGGATCTCCAGGGCCTGTGCCAGCCGGTGCGCGGTGGCCCGCGGCAGCTTGGTGCGGTCGACGAGTTCGGCCAGGCTGGCGCCGTCGACGCATGCCGCCAGGATGACGACTGCCTTGTCGAGAACGCCGACACCGCTCATACTGTGTCCCACAAGCCGAAACATACCTCCCAGAATTTAGGATGTCCAGATGGTGGGAGTCACTACGCCGAGGACCCTGGCCGAGAAGGTCTGGGACGACCATGTCGTGCGCAGCGCCGATGGCGAGCCTGACCTGCTCTACATCGACCTGCACCTGCTCCACGAGGTCACCAGCCCGCAGGCCTTCGACGGGCTGCGCCTGGCGGGCCGCCGGGTGCGGCGTACCGATCTCACGCTCGCGAC carries:
- a CDS encoding fumarylacetoacetate hydrolase family protein — encoded protein: MRFARFVHAGGVSFGVVEGEAASGLTIAEIDSIPFQNVRFTGQRWALADVRLLAPIFSSKVVGVGRNYADHAAELGNEVPKEPLIFIKPSTSVIGPNDAIRIPPVTQQVEHEAELAVVIGASGARRVDRAGAQKAIFGYTVGNDVTARDLQRSDPQWTRAKGFDSFCPLGPWIETELDVTDLEVRCEVGRNPEEMEVRQLGRTKDMVFDVPTLVSYVSHVMTLLPGDVILTGTPAGVSPIVAGETVSVSVQGIGELRNPVVTLD
- a CDS encoding TetR/AcrR family transcriptional regulator; the encoded protein is MTENDPDRVLALLWRHRNPPPGARTGRRPRLSVDEVVAAGVSIADTEGLEAASMAKVAARLGVGTMTLYTYVPSRTELLELMVDHVLVSRDLPGPGDAGPADWQDRIHLYAQRTLDMYRAHPWLSRISTVRPPLGPGTFREREFVLSAVAGTGLPIGRVNEAALAVTMLVTSAARQEGENVLLRRASGQSNDSWWAERSGFWESWFDEDQHPTMTRVWHADGFGGGTEAQAAAAFTYGLRLLLDGIAREAGS
- a CDS encoding NAD(P)H-binding protein, translated to MRILVTGATGNVGRLVVDELLALGATGVRALTVNPGKAALPSGVEVARGFVGRPSTLAPALEGVDRMYLAPVIETNAEVCRMAAAAGVRRIVDLAGAKGDHWQAIEDGVEACGVPYVHLEPGEFMPNAGLWAPQIRAGDVVRDGYGSAVNAPIALEDIAAVAARCLLEDGHEGRSYELTGPEPLTRRRRVELIGEALGRQLTYVDLPHDEFVRQLEQPMGEYAAWYADGMRQLAANPQRAVPTVAELTGRRATTFAQWARDHRKLFVP
- a CDS encoding N-acyl homoserine lactonase family protein, producing MSDPTVRRVDFGYFVRPATETGTGSPRVEPCLGYLVEHPDGMLLVDTGMGSHPGVDAHYRPRRVALAKALRAVGVGLIDIRYVVNCHLHFDHSGGNPDLAGRPVFTQRAELEAARTVEDYTLPWLVDAPGVRYVELDGEAEVLPGVVIVPTPGHTAGHQSVVVRRGDGTVIVAGQSHDHATAFTGDVLAWRAGRDAVEDPLPVAPAWMDRLLEFDPARVVFAHDNAVWEP
- a CDS encoding IclR family transcriptional regulator, with translation MSGVGVLDKAVVILAACVDGASLAELVDRTKLPRATAHRLAQALEIHRMLVRDTQGRWRPGPRLGELANAAPDVLLTAAEPLLSALRDATGESAQLYLRRADERICVAAAERASGLRDTVPVGSVLPMVAGSAAQILLAWEPPEAVMPLLPRCKFTGRTLAEVRRRGWAQSVAEREPGVASVSAPIRDRTGRVIAAISISGPIERLGRRPGERHAMAVVRAGQRLSGL